In Spirochaeta lutea, the sequence CGTAAAATGGTGGATAGGAGTTCTGATTTTTCAATGGAGACCGTGCCTACCAGGATCGGTTGACCCAGTTTTTGCACCCGCTGAATCTCGTCGCAGATGGCATCAAACTTATCTGCCTCGTCGAGAAAGATTAAATCATCTTCATCCATCCGGGCGACAGGACGGTTGGTGGGAATAACGGCCACATCAAGGCTGTATATTTTACCGAATTCCTTAGCCTCGGTTTCTGCTGTCCCGGTCATACCCGAAAGCTTGTCGTACATCCTAAAAAAATTCTGGAAGGTGATGGTAGCCAGGGTCCGGTTCCGGTGGGCAATCTGAATGCCCTCCTTCGCCTCAATCGCCTGATGAAGCCCCTCGGAGTATCGGCGGCCATGGAGGATACGGCCGGTAAATTCGTCAACAATTTGGACTTGGCCATTGTCGACCACATACTGGGTGTCCCGTTGAAATAGCCGGTGAGCCCGAAGCGCCTGAGTCACATGGTGGATGTACTCGAAATTCTCTCCATCGTAGAGGGAGCCGGATATCACCCCTTTCTGCAGCAGCAACTGCTCCAGGTGAGTAAACCCCTGATCCGTGAAGGATATTTTTTTACTTTTTTCATCCACCTTATAATCACCCACCGGCTCCTCAGGATACTCACCGGTGGTGGGATCTTTTTCGCATTCCTTTAAGGCTGGAGCCACCCGATTTGCATTCACATACTTTTGTGTATCATCGTCTGCACTGCCGGAGATGATAAGGGGAGTACGGGCTTCATCGATAAGGATGGAGTCAATCTCATCTATAATGCAGTAGTGATGCAGCTTTTGCATTTTACCCTGGGCTGAATATCGCATGTTGTCCCGAAGATAATCGAACCCGAATTCATTATTGGTGCCGTAGGTTATGTCCGCTTCATACATGGGCCGGCGTTTCTCGGGCCCCAGGCTGGAGACAATGTACCCAACTTCTATGCCGAGAAGTTCGTAGACGGGTTTCATCCAGTTCGCATCCCGTTCAGCCAGGTAATCATTCACGGTAATAACGTGTACACCCTTGCCGGTAAGGCTGTTTAAATAGGCTGCAGGAACACAGGATACAGTCTTTCCCTCACCGGTCTTCATTTCCATGATTCGGCCCTGGTGAAGAACGATAGCTCCTAAAAGTTGGACATCGTAGAGTCGTTCCCCCAGGGTCCGACGAGCAGCCTCCCTGGCCAATGCAAAGGCCTTGGGTAACAGACTGTCTAAGGGGGTTCCACCGGTAACCTGTTCACGCCATTCCCGGGTAAGTCTGGGAAAATCCTCATCACTGAGGGACAGTGCCCAGGGCTCTTCGGCGTTCACGCTATGAAGGATGGGAAGCAGTTCTTTTAGGTCCGATTCCGCCTTGGATCCGAACAATCGTTTCATCACAGAAGCTATCATAACCGGGAGTGTATACCCTGGTCTTCCGGGGGTCAAGATTGACATGAATCGGGGGCCCCAGTAGTATCGAACCATGAGAGATTCACTCCCCAGCACCGGCTCTGGAAGGCCGGGTTTCTGGCTGTTACCGGCTGTCTTCACCCTTTTCCTGCTTTCAGGCTGCGCCGAAGATCAGACCGTTTTAGAGCGCCAGGTTCTTTTTTCTCTTCCTGTCGGAATGCTGGAAACTCAGTTTGATTCCCTTGGGTACGGCACTGCCGCCCCGCGAAATAAAAATCGAATCGTTATGCGCAACGATATCATCGGAATTTCCAACGGCGTACGAAACAAGATCATGGAGTTTACCTCCTACGGGGACCTGCTCTCCATGTATTATCATCCCCAACAGAATCCTAAGCCTATTACTCTGCTGGAGGATTCTCCGGAACAACAGCAACGCCGGCTCATTAATAAGAAGGCTCACCCCTATACGTTTCAGGAGATCGGCGAAATAGCCTACACCAGCAGTAATACCCTCTTGGTGGAGGATCATGTGCCTGATTCCAGACGGTTCTACGATGAACAGGCCGGGGTAAATCTACGGCATGTGGTGGTCCGCTTTGATGAATCAGGCCGGTACCGTGATTACCTGGGTCAGGAAGGCATCGGCGGTACGCCCTTTCCGGTAATTGAGGATATTCAGGTAAATCGAGATGACCACAGCATTGTCATCTCAAAAACTCCCGACGCCCACCAGGTTTTCTGGTTCAACCAGCAAGGAGACCGGCTATATTCCCTAGAGTTTACAACCCAGACCCTGCCGGGACTCGGTGATCAGGGTCTTATTCCGACCATTGATAGGATTGTACCCGCCGCATCCGGACCATTTTTATTTCTTCACATAAATTACTACCCCGAGTCTCGGGAGGGGTCAGAGGGTGATCAAGAATATGTTCAGAGTATTGTGTATCGGTTTAATATCGCCCAGGAACAGTATGACAGATCCTTTCCGCTGCCCTTAAACCTGGTGCAGCCCCCGGGTACCTTGAGCCTCTCCGGAACTGAGGTTCAGTTTCTTTTTCACCTGGTAGGCCTTGATGCACAGGGACGGTTCTTCTTTATTTCCCCGAGTCTGCAGGATCAGCACCGGGTTATTGTTATGGACAGCCAAGGTAGGGTTGTATACCGGAGTTTTATTGCCATGAGCGATGACCGGATTCTTTTTCGCGATCTTTCGGTAACACCTCGCGGGATTCTCATAAGTCTTCAGGTGTACAATGACCGAACCGAGGTTGTTTGGTGGAGATCCGATCAGGCACTGGATTCATAACCGGGAGGAACACATGGAACCCCTTCTTACGTTTTCCGAAATCACGAAATTAGAACGGCGTACCCAGGAGGATTGGGGTATCACCGGGGATGCCCTCATGGAGTCCGCAGGGCAGGCCCTGTTCCATGCAATTGCGAATGATTATCCTACAATGAGAAGCCTGGTTATTTTTTCCGGATCGGGAAATAACGGGGCCGATGGACTTGTTCTAGGGCGGTATGCGCATAATGCAGGATGGGCAGTCCGGGTGGTTCTTCTCAAGGAGAAGGGGACTGAACTGTTCCAGCGGAATTTGACGATTTGTAAACGCATGGGAATCACCCTAGAACCCCTCCAGTCCGCCTCTGCCATCCTGGAATACTGTAAAGCACAAGGGGCGGGCGTTTTGGCGATCGATGCATTGGCTGGTATCGGGCTGAAGGGTGAGCCTCGGGGTGTATTAAGGGATGGGATACAGACCCTGCAGCGGTACTGTTCCATCATCCTTTCCCTGGATATTCCATCCGGGGTTGGCAGCCCAACTTGGAGCGGAGAAACAGAAACACCTTCCGGGACAGCGACGGGCGAGGAACAGGATTCCTGGCCCACCATCCGGGCAACCCGCACCTACGTCTTGGGCTGCCTCAAGGAAGAGACCTTCCATCCTCAAAACCGGAGCGCCCATGGCAGGATCACTGTTTTGCCCATTGGCTTTCCGAGGCAGGAGATTCAAAATCTGGCACAGGCCCATCAAATATCCCGTGATGATGGACCAGCCATGACCACCGGGCTCCGCAGGGATGACTTCAAGAACCGCCGCGGCAGGGTAGGGGTAGCCGCTGGATCGGTCCGGTATCCTGGAGCAGGGGTGTTGGCCTGCAGGGGGTCCTTAGCCGGGGGCGCCGGGCTTGTTTATTCACTGACATCATCCCCTCACGGACGGGATCCCCGGCTTAGTGAGCAGATTATTCCGGTTCCCCTGGATGCTCATGTCTCAGAAGCGGCTATCCGGACTGTTCTCGGGGAGCTTGGTTTGGACGCCCTGGTTATCGGCCCCGGAAGACCCCCAAACACCAACCTTCAAGCCGTGGGAAACCAAGAGCTGATGGTGGCGGCTTGTGAGCTGGGTATCCCCCTGGTAATCGATGCGGGGGGTATCCAAAGCCTGATCGAAGATATCCCCCTTCTTGACGAGATTTGCTGCCGGATACCCCGCCGGGCTCCCATAATCCTGACTCCCCACCTGGGGGAGTTCCGCCGCCTGGTCCAAGCCCTGGAAACCTGGACCCTCCGGGAGGATATACACTTCCCCGGCGGCTCCGATTCCCAGAAGACACCGGAGAATCTAGGCCAGCTTCACCGACAACTCCTAGGTACGCCCCGGCTTCTGCCGGATAAAGCTCGCCTCATTGCCCAGGGCTTAAACCTTCATCTGGTTGTTAAAAGCCATATTACCTGGATATGCGGCCCTCAGCCGGGGAAGGATTTTGTATTTGACGGGGTTACCCCAGAGCTTGGGTTCGGGGGATCGGGAGATATTCTTGCAGGCATTATCGGCGCCTTTCTATCCCGGGGCGCCCTTAGAGAGCCAGGCCATGCTGCTGCAAGTGGGGTTATCGCCCATGGAACCGCCGGACGATGGCTGGTAGACCAGGGGCGGGGATACATTGATGCAGAAGACCTCCTGGAGGCTGTGAAAATTACTGCCCACGGATTGAGCGCCCATGAAGGATAATACAAACCACCCCGGTGACCACCGGCCTCGGATAACCGTACAGAAGAATGCTCAGATTTACGATCAAGATCCCAGCCTCGGTCATGGGTTCCACTATTCCCGGGAGGAACGGCTTGGGATGATGGCTCGAAACCGTGGAGAGGAACAGAAACAAAGCTGGTTCAAGCGGAACAGGGTTCTCATTATTACCCTCCTGGATATTGTATTTCTGGTGATTATCGCTGTTCTGTTCAACACGGTATTGGCGCCGAAACCCTGGAAAACCAGCACGCCTGGCTACACCCTGAGTCTGGAGACCCACGAATTCGGCCCAGAGCTCCTAAACCAATTGATCCTGACCCCGGTCGATGAAAACCTCACCAGCCTGTCTATCCGGGGTGGATTCCTCCTGCTTTCCCTGCCCTCCTTGCAGCCTGGATACATTCGGCGTATTCGGGAAACGGTGGCGGCAGGGTTAACCACGCCTGATTTGGATCTTGCCCAATGGCAGACCGGCATTCAGCGTGCCCTGCCAATCCCGGGCCTGTCGGTGGTTTCTGCCCTAGAAGTCCGGGATGTTCTAGGCTTTGCCGGTCAGAGGGAGGGTAGTTTACGGGGCAGACTCCCCTGGACGGGCGATAACCCGGAAGAAGACGGGGTATTTGTGGTTGTCGGGTATGTACAGCCCATTGTTTCGGACTCCCAGGCTGAAAACTATCCGAGTTCTGTGGTGCTGCGCCAGGTAACACCCTAACCACCTGTATGCCGGGGACAGCATGAAGGGATAATAGGGTATCCTAATATTATTGACCTGGATACGCCTTTGAAGTATCCTATTACCAGCGCAGCGTTGTTAAAGGGGGATTATATGTATCAGCTCTATGCCTTTTCTGTACTAGTGAATCTAATTGCCGGGATTTCTGTGGCCTATCCCCTCCTCCAGGAGCGGCTCTCTGCGGGGAGATTTTTTGCCGAAGAGGGGTTCACCTCGCCGCGCTTTCGGTTGCTCTGGGGACTACTTACTCTGGTATTCGGAATACTAAAGTTTATCGTCGTAGCTGGGGGTGGTATTCCTGTTTTGGGTGATTTTATCCCAGCAATCACCGGACTTGTCCTGGGTTTTATTCTGATTTTTCATTTCTATCTTGATCGTGCTACCGTGAAGAGCGATACCGTGCTTCGATTGGAGCATATTTTTATCGAGAACGCCGGAGTATTCGGCATCCTCGGTCTTGTATTTACCTTCATCCATGCCCTCTTCCCCGGGGTGCTGTTCCTCTAATGCATCTGCGGGAGCAAACTCCCCGTCGATCCGTAGCCGGTGTCTGTCTCTCCGGTGTAGAACTCGGCCTCCCGATTCCATGGAACACGGTTTCGCTGTTGCTCGGGAAACGGAAGAGCGGCGGAGCCATGGGCGGAAGATGGGAGATTCCCGGCGGTAAGGTGGAGGAGGGAGAATCTGATCACGTGGCCCTGGAACGGGAACTGGATGAGGAGTTCTCCCTGGATGTGTCCATCGGCCCATTATTGACCCAGGCGGGATTTCTGCACAAGGGCAGAGAGTTTATTGTCTACGCGTACCAGGTTATGCTCCCCGCAGATCCGGTTCGGACTCCTGAGCATTCTCGGGTGGATTGGTTCCCCCTGGCTGGTTCCCTTGACCTTGATCTTGTCGATTCCGATCGTAGTCTAATAGAAAACCTGCTTACTACAAAGCCAGTGGTAATCTCAGCCTTCAACCAATAGGCAGCGTGTAGATACCTATTCGCTACATCGCTCTATTGTGTTATTCGAATACCGTTGTTCGGAAGTCCGCACCAGGAGCGAGACCCTTTGAATGAAGGCCTGGCAAGGGAAGGGCGCAAAGGTTGGAAGGGTTCGCTTCCACGAAACTATTCCTGGGTCAGCTTCCGGAACGCACCTTCCTGGTATAGATTATTTTTGCGCGTGCCAAATGCAACAGACGTTTACGTTTGGCTCAATCTTTTTTCCTGGTAACTACTCTTTGCACACCTTAAAACCGTAAAATGGGGTACGCAGCTTCGGATACGCACCCCAGCAAGATGAAGCCTAGATGACCGTGCCCGGCGGAATGACGGCGTTTTTGGGGATAATAATAATACCGTCCTGCATGTAGTACATGCCATGGTCCCCGTCCTCCCGGGTAATGGAGTCCACACCGATTCGACAGCCCTCGCCGATTCGGGCATTCTTATCGATAATGGCCCGCTTAACCAGGGTTCCCCGCCCGATCCCGATATCAGGAATTCTTTTTTCCTTATTCTCCATCCGGTCGGCTGGGGTTTCATACCAGTCAGCTCCCATGCAGACAACCCCATCCAGACTTGAGCCGGATTCGATGAATGTACGGATACCGATGACCGAGTTTTGAATCGAGGCATTCGTAATGACACATCCGTCCCCGGTCAGGGTCTGGCTGATGGAGCAGTAGTTAAACTTTGATGCCGGTAGGTCCCGTTTATGGGTGTAAATCGGCATGCGCTCATCATAAAAGTTGAACTTCGGATTTATGCTTGCGAGATTCAGGTTCGTCTCATAGAAGTTTTTAATGGTACCGATATCCTCCCAGAATCCCGTCTCGATATAGGCTTGAACCCGCTTATTCTTGATCATCTGGGGAATGATTTCCTTTCCGAAATCCGTAAAATTGCTCTCTAATGCCTCTTCTAGGGCTTCTGCCTTGAAAAAGTAGATTCCCATGGATCCCAGGTATTCCCTGCCGAAGCGTTTCATCTCCTCATCGGGATGAATGGACTCGGGTATTTTCATCTCATTGATATCCAGACCAAGCTCGGGTTTCTCCAGAAAACTGGTCACCCGACCCTTTTTATCGGCCTTCATTATCCCAAAGCCCTCTGCCGCCTCCCGGTCCACGGGTGTGGCAGCTATGGTGATATCTGCGTTGCTTTGTACGTGTTTTTCAAAGAAGTCGGCCATGTTCATTCGATACAGTTGATCCCCCGAGAGGATCAGGTAATGGCTTGGTTTCTGGGTTTTGAAGTGGTGAATGTTTTTCCGGACGGCGTCGGCGGTGCCCTCATACCAGCTGGCATGGTCGAAGGTCTGTTCTGCTGCCAGTATTTCTACGAATCCCCTGGTAAATGAATCAAAAATGTAGGTATTTGCAAGGTGCAGATGGAGGCTTGCTGAATTAAACTGGGTGAGCACATAAATCTTTTTAAATCCGGCGTTAATTGAATTGGAAATAGGAATATCAACCAGGCGGTATTTGGCCCCGAAGGGTACTGCGGGTTTTGCTCTATTTTTTGTAAGCGGATACAGTCTGGTTCCCTTTCCGCCTCCCAGGATGATGGTCAATACTTGTGTCATAACAGTCTCCCTCTAAGAAAATTCCATGCCCCCTGTGGTGTATTATAGGCGAATTACCACTTCTTTGATATGATTTTTTTATGAGTTTACTCTCCCGTGCCCTGGAAGAATTACACCACGATGATGTCTTTATGCAACAGGTGAGCCGGTGGATAACCATTCCGGCAAAATCCGGCGTGTATGAAAACCTGCCTGAGAATCTGGATCAGAGAATTATTCGCGCCCTACAAGACAGGGGAATCAATGAGCTGTATTCCCACCAGCGGAAAAGCTACGACCTGGTGAATCAGGGTCGTTCGGTCTGTATTGTGACGCCCACCGCATCGGGTAAAACCCTCAGTTATAACCTGCCGGTTATCCAGGGAATTTTAACCCAGCCCGAGTCCCGGGCTCTCTACCTGTTTCCGACCAAGGCTTTGAGCCAGGATCAACAGGCCGGGCTCAATGAGATTGCTCTGACCGGCGTTCCAGTCAAAATCGCCACCTACGACGGGGACACCCCTACCAGTCTACGGGCCAGTGCGAGACAGACTGGGCAGATCATTATCAGTAATCCCGACATGCTGCACTCTGGAATACTCCCAAACCATCCCAAATGGATAAAATTCCTGAAAAATTTGAAATACGTTGTCATAGATGA encodes:
- the secA gene encoding preprotein translocase subunit SecA, giving the protein MIASVMKRLFGSKAESDLKELLPILHSVNAEEPWALSLSDEDFPRLTREWREQVTGGTPLDSLLPKAFALAREAARRTLGERLYDVQLLGAIVLHQGRIMEMKTGEGKTVSCVPAAYLNSLTGKGVHVITVNDYLAERDANWMKPVYELLGIEVGYIVSSLGPEKRRPMYEADITYGTNNEFGFDYLRDNMRYSAQGKMQKLHHYCIIDEIDSILIDEARTPLIISGSADDDTQKYVNANRVAPALKECEKDPTTGEYPEEPVGDYKVDEKSKKISFTDQGFTHLEQLLLQKGVISGSLYDGENFEYIHHVTQALRAHRLFQRDTQYVVDNGQVQIVDEFTGRILHGRRYSEGLHQAIEAKEGIQIAHRNRTLATITFQNFFRMYDKLSGMTGTAETEAKEFGKIYSLDVAVIPTNRPVARMDEDDLIFLDEADKFDAICDEIQRVQKLGQPILVGTVSIEKSELLSTILRKRGVPHEVLNAKNHAREALIVAEAGAKGSVTIATNMAGRGTDIKLGGNIDFRARKRAGSEASPQEYDAAFQKELEPWKQESSLVKELGGLYIIGTERHESRRIDNQLRGRSGRQGDPGKSRFFLSMDDDLMRLFGGNAQNLKNMMGRVGMQRGEALNHPLLNRAIERAQNKVEERNFDIRKHLLEFDDVLNEQRKFIYQQREDLLRDEHISQRILQTSDDVIQDIFEPWVKARGKDRVLLSECLEQVKSQLFYQVQTEEDELLSLPSETLPQTILDEIRQDIQTKAKALGEQQLNLGLRGEYLRNIDLRWQEHLENLEALREAVYLRSYAQKNPLLEYKLEGFQIFDELLHKIRVTVAQKLFLVKIETLRQPTALPRIQGQTQHSSVNLLGSQGNALGQASPGPRVQGRPMPGQTKAQPVTRDTPKVGRNDPCPCGSGKKYKNCHGR
- a CDS encoding LIC_12708 family protein gives rise to the protein MRDSLPSTGSGRPGFWLLPAVFTLFLLSGCAEDQTVLERQVLFSLPVGMLETQFDSLGYGTAAPRNKNRIVMRNDIIGISNGVRNKIMEFTSYGDLLSMYYHPQQNPKPITLLEDSPEQQQRRLINKKAHPYTFQEIGEIAYTSSNTLLVEDHVPDSRRFYDEQAGVNLRHVVVRFDESGRYRDYLGQEGIGGTPFPVIEDIQVNRDDHSIVISKTPDAHQVFWFNQQGDRLYSLEFTTQTLPGLGDQGLIPTIDRIVPAASGPFLFLHINYYPESREGSEGDQEYVQSIVYRFNIAQEQYDRSFPLPLNLVQPPGTLSLSGTEVQFLFHLVGLDAQGRFFFISPSLQDQHRVIVMDSQGRVVYRSFIAMSDDRILFRDLSVTPRGILISLQVYNDRTEVVWWRSDQALDS
- a CDS encoding NAD(P)H-hydrate epimerase — translated: MEPLLTFSEITKLERRTQEDWGITGDALMESAGQALFHAIANDYPTMRSLVIFSGSGNNGADGLVLGRYAHNAGWAVRVVLLKEKGTELFQRNLTICKRMGITLEPLQSASAILEYCKAQGAGVLAIDALAGIGLKGEPRGVLRDGIQTLQRYCSIILSLDIPSGVGSPTWSGETETPSGTATGEEQDSWPTIRATRTYVLGCLKEETFHPQNRSAHGRITVLPIGFPRQEIQNLAQAHQISRDDGPAMTTGLRRDDFKNRRGRVGVAAGSVRYPGAGVLACRGSLAGGAGLVYSLTSSPHGRDPRLSEQIIPVPLDAHVSEAAIRTVLGELGLDALVIGPGRPPNTNLQAVGNQELMVAACELGIPLVIDAGGIQSLIEDIPLLDEICCRIPRRAPIILTPHLGEFRRLVQALETWTLREDIHFPGGSDSQKTPENLGQLHRQLLGTPRLLPDKARLIAQGLNLHLVVKSHITWICGPQPGKDFVFDGVTPELGFGGSGDILAGIIGAFLSRGALREPGHAAASGVIAHGTAGRWLVDQGRGYIDAEDLLEAVKITAHGLSAHEG
- a CDS encoding NUDIX domain-containing protein, with protein sequence MHLREQTPRRSVAGVCLSGVELGLPIPWNTVSLLLGKRKSGGAMGGRWEIPGGKVEEGESDHVALERELDEEFSLDVSIGPLLTQAGFLHKGREFIVYAYQVMLPADPVRTPEHSRVDWFPLAGSLDLDLVDSDRSLIENLLTTKPVVISAFNQ
- a CDS encoding glucose-1-phosphate adenylyltransferase, whose product is MTQVLTIILGGGKGTRLYPLTKNRAKPAVPFGAKYRLVDIPISNSINAGFKKIYVLTQFNSASLHLHLANTYIFDSFTRGFVEILAAEQTFDHASWYEGTADAVRKNIHHFKTQKPSHYLILSGDQLYRMNMADFFEKHVQSNADITIAATPVDREAAEGFGIMKADKKGRVTSFLEKPELGLDINEMKIPESIHPDEEMKRFGREYLGSMGIYFFKAEALEEALESNFTDFGKEIIPQMIKNKRVQAYIETGFWEDIGTIKNFYETNLNLASINPKFNFYDERMPIYTHKRDLPASKFNYCSISQTLTGDGCVITNASIQNSVIGIRTFIESGSSLDGVVCMGADWYETPADRMENKEKRIPDIGIGRGTLVKRAIIDKNARIGEGCRIGVDSITREDGDHGMYYMQDGIIIIPKNAVIPPGTVI